One Streptomyces lincolnensis genomic region harbors:
- a CDS encoding amidohydrolase family protein, producing the protein MNDHAVLHVKGRILVGPEDVRDDLWVVDGRISYDRPVGAHDVRTVEGWALPGLVDAHCHVGLGAHGPVDQDVAEKQALTDREAGTLLIRDAGSPSDTRWTDDREDLPKIIRAGRHIARTRRYIRGFAHEIEPDDLVAYVAQEARRGDGWVKLVGDWIDRDLGDLSACWPRGAVEAAIAEAHRLGARVTAHCFAESSLTDLVEAGIDCIEHATGLTDELIPLFAERGVAIVPTLVNIATFPTLAEGGETRFPRWSAHMRRLHERRYDTVRNAHDAGIPVYVGTDAGGTLPHGLVAAEVAELVTAGLTPVEALAATTWNARPWLGRPGLEEGEAADLVVYETDPRADVRVLSAPRRVVLNGRVVE; encoded by the coding sequence ATGAACGATCACGCGGTGCTGCACGTGAAGGGCCGGATCCTGGTCGGCCCCGAGGACGTACGGGACGACCTGTGGGTCGTCGACGGCCGGATCTCCTACGACCGTCCCGTCGGCGCCCACGACGTCCGTACCGTCGAGGGCTGGGCGCTGCCCGGGCTCGTCGACGCCCACTGCCATGTGGGCCTGGGCGCGCACGGCCCGGTCGACCAGGACGTGGCGGAGAAGCAGGCGCTGACCGACCGCGAGGCGGGCACCCTGCTGATCCGCGACGCCGGCTCGCCCTCCGACACCCGCTGGACCGACGACCGCGAGGACCTCCCGAAGATCATCCGGGCGGGCCGGCACATCGCCCGCACCCGGCGCTACATCCGGGGCTTCGCCCACGAGATCGAGCCGGACGACCTGGTCGCGTACGTCGCCCAGGAGGCCCGGCGCGGCGACGGCTGGGTGAAGCTCGTCGGCGACTGGATCGACCGCGACCTCGGCGACCTGTCGGCCTGCTGGCCGCGCGGGGCCGTGGAGGCGGCGATCGCCGAGGCCCACCGCCTGGGCGCGCGCGTGACCGCCCATTGCTTCGCCGAGAGCTCGCTGACGGACCTGGTCGAGGCGGGCATCGACTGCATCGAACACGCCACGGGCCTGACCGACGAGCTGATCCCGCTGTTCGCCGAGCGGGGCGTGGCCATCGTCCCCACCCTCGTGAACATCGCGACCTTCCCGACCCTCGCCGAGGGCGGCGAGACCAGGTTCCCCCGCTGGTCCGCCCATATGCGGCGACTGCACGAGCGCCGCTACGACACGGTCCGCAACGCCCACGACGCCGGCATCCCGGTCTACGTCGGCACCGACGCCGGCGGCACGCTCCCGCACGGGCTCGTCGCGGCCGAGGTCGCGGAACTGGTCACGGCCGGCCTCACCCCCGTCGAGGCCCTCGCCGCCACCACCTGGAACGCCCGCCCCTGGCTCGGCCGCCCCGGCCTGGAGGAGGGCGAGGCGGCCGACCTCGTGGTGTACGAGACGGACCCGCGTGCGGACGTACGCGTGCTGTCGGCCCCGCGCAGGGTGGTGCTGAACGGGCGGGTCGTGGAGTGA
- a CDS encoding PIG-L deacetylase family protein, protein MTTLDDASGFGAGTALPPLPEDWERCLAVAAHPDDIEYGTASAVARWTAAGKQVTYLLATRGEAGIDGLHPDEAGPLREAEERAGAREVGVDTVEFLDHRDGTIEYGPALRRDIVRAIRRHRPEIVVTGAYDIRMVAGVINQADHRVVGLAALDAARDAGNRWIFPELADEGLEPWGGVRRVCVAGSDRPTHGVDVSGEPLERGIASLTAHAEYTKGLGAQGFDPGPFLTWAARQGGPALGVEAAVLFDVHQLAFEGPPPWER, encoded by the coding sequence ATGACGACTCTCGACGACGCGAGCGGCTTCGGAGCGGGCACCGCCCTGCCCCCGCTGCCGGAGGACTGGGAACGATGCCTGGCCGTGGCGGCGCACCCGGACGACATCGAGTACGGCACGGCGTCCGCCGTGGCCCGCTGGACGGCCGCGGGCAAGCAGGTCACCTACCTGCTGGCGACCCGCGGAGAGGCGGGCATCGACGGACTGCACCCCGACGAGGCGGGCCCGCTGCGCGAGGCCGAGGAGCGGGCCGGGGCCCGCGAGGTCGGCGTGGACACGGTCGAGTTCCTCGACCACCGCGACGGCACCATCGAGTACGGACCGGCCCTGCGCCGCGACATCGTGCGGGCGATCCGCCGCCACCGCCCCGAGATCGTGGTGACCGGCGCCTACGACATCCGTATGGTCGCCGGAGTGATCAACCAGGCCGACCACCGTGTGGTGGGCCTGGCCGCCCTCGACGCGGCCCGGGACGCGGGCAACCGCTGGATCTTCCCCGAACTCGCCGACGAGGGCCTCGAACCCTGGGGCGGGGTGCGCCGCGTGTGCGTCGCCGGCAGCGACCGGCCCACCCACGGCGTGGACGTCTCGGGCGAGCCCCTGGAGCGCGGCATCGCCTCCCTGACCGCCCACGCCGAGTACACCAAGGGCCTCGGCGCCCAGGGCTTCGACCCCGGCCCCTTCCTGACCTGGGCGGCCAGGCAGGGCGGCCCCGCCCTCGGCGTCGAGGCCGCCGTCCTCTTCGACGTCCACCAGCTCGCCTTCGAGGGCCCTCCGCCCTGGGAGCGGTGA
- a CDS encoding amino acid ABC transporter ATP-binding protein, translating to MSEKSPGARPEIQVKGLHKSFGDNEVLKGIDLEIGQGEVVCVIGPSGSGKSTLLRCVNLLEDPTKGQVFVGGTELTDPDVDIDAVRRRIGMVFQQFNLFPHLTVTENLTLPQRRVLRRGKAQAAGVAAENLRRVGLAEKADAYPSSLSGGQQQRVAIARALSMGPEVMLFDEPTSALDPELVGDVLAVMRMLANEGMTMMVVTHEMTFAREVADRVVFMDGGVIVEDGTPEQVIGNPRHERTRHFLSRLLDPAMADVEEETSDQVGGGEPKSD from the coding sequence ATGAGCGAGAAGAGTCCTGGCGCGCGGCCGGAGATCCAGGTCAAGGGCCTGCACAAGTCGTTCGGCGACAACGAGGTCCTGAAGGGCATCGACCTGGAGATCGGCCAGGGCGAGGTCGTGTGCGTCATCGGCCCCTCCGGCTCCGGCAAGTCGACCCTGCTCCGGTGCGTCAACCTCCTCGAAGACCCCACCAAGGGCCAGGTCTTCGTCGGCGGCACCGAACTCACCGACCCGGACGTCGACATCGACGCCGTACGCCGTCGTATCGGCATGGTCTTCCAGCAGTTCAACCTCTTCCCGCACCTGACCGTCACCGAGAACCTCACCCTGCCCCAACGCAGGGTCCTGCGACGGGGCAAGGCGCAGGCGGCAGGGGTCGCCGCCGAGAACCTCCGGCGGGTGGGCCTCGCGGAGAAGGCGGACGCCTACCCCTCCTCCCTCTCCGGCGGCCAGCAGCAGCGCGTCGCGATCGCCCGCGCCCTGTCGATGGGCCCCGAGGTGATGCTGTTCGACGAGCCGACCTCGGCGCTCGACCCCGAGCTGGTGGGGGACGTCCTGGCCGTGATGCGGATGCTCGCGAACGAGGGCATGACCATGATGGTCGTCACCCACGAGATGACCTTCGCGCGCGAGGTCGCCGACCGGGTCGTCTTCATGGACGGCGGAGTGATCGTCGAGGACGGCACCCCCGAGCAGGTCATCGGCAACCCCCGCCACGAACGCACCCGCCACTTCCTGTCCCGCCTGCTCGACCCCGCGATGGCCGACGTGGAGGAGGAGACGTCGGACCAGGTGGGCGGCGGCGAACCGAAGAGCGACTGA
- a CDS encoding amino acid ABC transporter permease: MSAPAKTELPPRRKGLTRRQKRSLSRGIQYVLFVAAVAAFAVSADWGRLKNQFAQADIAEQMFPDVITMALKNTVLYTLSGFVVGLVLGMVIALMRLSSVGPYRWFAGVYIEIFRGLPALLIFIFIGVAVPLAFPGTEIIGGTYGKVALALGLVAAAYMAETIRAGIQAVPKGQMEAARSLGFSPARAMISIIIPQAFRIILPPLTNELVLLFKDSSLVLFLGVTLEERELSKYGRDLASTTANSTPILVAGLCYLLVTIPLGFVVRRMEAKAQEAVK, from the coding sequence ATGAGTGCTCCCGCCAAGACCGAACTCCCGCCCCGCAGAAAGGGACTGACCCGCCGTCAGAAGCGCAGCCTGTCCCGCGGTATCCAGTACGTCCTCTTCGTCGCCGCCGTGGCCGCCTTCGCGGTCTCGGCGGACTGGGGCCGGCTGAAGAACCAGTTCGCGCAGGCCGACATCGCCGAGCAGATGTTCCCGGACGTCATCACGATGGCGCTGAAGAACACCGTGCTGTACACGCTCTCCGGCTTCGTCGTCGGACTCGTCCTCGGCATGGTCATCGCGCTGATGCGGTTGTCGTCGGTGGGCCCGTACCGCTGGTTCGCCGGGGTGTACATCGAGATCTTCCGCGGGCTGCCCGCCCTGCTGATCTTCATCTTCATCGGCGTCGCCGTCCCGCTCGCCTTCCCGGGCACCGAGATCATCGGCGGCACCTACGGCAAGGTCGCCCTCGCACTCGGCCTGGTGGCCGCCGCCTACATGGCGGAGACGATCCGCGCGGGCATCCAGGCGGTGCCCAAGGGGCAGATGGAGGCGGCCCGTTCGCTGGGCTTCTCGCCCGCCCGGGCCATGATCTCGATCATCATCCCGCAGGCGTTCCGCATCATCCTCCCGCCGCTCACCAACGAACTCGTCCTGCTCTTCAAGGACTCCTCGCTGGTGCTGTTCCTCGGCGTCACCCTGGAGGAGCGCGAACTGTCCAAGTACGGCCGCGACCTGGCCAGTACGACCGCCAACTCCACGCCGATCCTCGTCGCCGGCCTGTGCTACCTGCTGGTCACGATCCCGCTCGGCTTCGTCGTACGCCGTATGGAGGCGAAGGCCCAGGAGGCCGTGAAATGA
- a CDS encoding ABC transporter substrate-binding protein translates to MNTLLGRRTRVLAATTATAGLLLVAVSGCTSSDDGGSGSKTAAGGVELVKAGQLTTCTHLPYPPFQSEIDGKVQGFDVALIDLAAKDLGVKQEILDTPFENFKTGAFLNSGECDLAAAGMTITDERKKNVDFSAPYFDATQALLVAKGSGITSLADAKSKKSKLGAQAQTTGEDYAKGQGFDPVSFESSDAVLNGLRSGQVKAVIIDYPVVQGWLKTKANADAFEVADNINTGEQYGFTVKKGNTKLLAAIDKALADARADGTYKTLYEKWIGPYDETAASPSAS, encoded by the coding sequence GTGAACACGCTCCTCGGGCGCCGGACCCGCGTCCTGGCCGCCACCACCGCGACGGCCGGGCTGCTGCTCGTGGCTGTCTCCGGCTGTACCTCCAGCGACGACGGCGGCAGCGGCTCGAAAACCGCGGCCGGCGGTGTCGAGCTGGTCAAGGCCGGGCAGCTGACGACCTGCACGCACCTGCCGTACCCGCCCTTCCAGTCGGAGATCGACGGCAAGGTCCAGGGCTTCGACGTCGCGCTGATCGACCTGGCCGCCAAGGACCTCGGCGTGAAACAGGAGATCCTCGACACCCCCTTCGAGAACTTCAAGACCGGCGCCTTCCTCAACTCCGGCGAGTGCGACCTGGCCGCGGCCGGCATGACCATCACCGACGAGCGCAAGAAGAACGTCGACTTCTCGGCCCCGTACTTCGACGCCACCCAGGCCCTCCTGGTCGCCAAGGGCAGCGGGATCACCTCGCTCGCCGACGCCAAGTCCAAGAAGAGCAAGCTCGGCGCCCAGGCGCAGACCACCGGCGAGGACTACGCCAAGGGGCAGGGCTTCGACCCGGTCTCCTTCGAGTCCTCCGACGCCGTCCTCAACGGCCTGCGTTCCGGCCAGGTCAAGGCCGTCATCATCGACTACCCCGTGGTCCAGGGCTGGCTGAAGACCAAGGCCAACGCCGACGCCTTCGAGGTCGCCGACAACATCAACACCGGTGAGCAGTACGGCTTCACGGTGAAGAAGGGCAACACCAAGCTGCTGGCCGCCATCGACAAGGCGCTCGCCGACGCCCGGGCCGACGGCACCTACAAGACGCTGTACGAGAAGTGGATCGGCCCGTACGACGAGACCGCGGCCTCCCCGTCCGCCTCATGA
- a CDS encoding pyridoxal-phosphate-dependent aminotransferase family protein codes for MTHPFLHLAPLTAARFASIEDRVARLLRTEQDVVIMQGEALLPLEGAIRGTAGPGTTALNVITGPYGQTFGDWLRDCGATVIDLPVPFHTAVTAGRIREAFAEHPEIDFVSLVHAEAATGNTNPVAEIGEVVRERGALFYLDAVASVGAEPVLPDAWGVDLCVIGAQKAMGGPAGVSAVSVSARAWARMAANPRAPRRSYLSLLDWKERWVDGGRKALLHAPAQLEMLALEACLERIEAVGLDAVMARHASAAAATRAGAVALGGGLQPYVDEAADAAPVATTLRAPSGVDASELVTRALESDPGAPLAAGGGALAKEMIRVNHYGPDATPGAVRASLSALGAALAARGLTVDVEGALWAAEDARR; via the coding sequence GTGACACACCCGTTTCTGCATCTGGCCCCGTTGACCGCGGCGCGCTTCGCGTCGATCGAGGACCGCGTGGCGCGGCTGCTGCGCACGGAGCAGGACGTCGTGATCATGCAGGGTGAGGCGCTGCTGCCGCTGGAGGGGGCGATCCGGGGGACCGCCGGTCCCGGCACGACCGCGCTGAACGTCATCACCGGCCCCTACGGGCAGACCTTCGGCGACTGGCTACGGGACTGCGGCGCGACGGTGATCGATCTGCCGGTGCCCTTCCACACGGCGGTCACGGCCGGGCGGATCCGGGAGGCCTTCGCCGAGCACCCGGAGATCGACTTCGTGTCGCTGGTGCACGCGGAGGCCGCGACGGGCAACACCAACCCGGTCGCGGAGATCGGCGAGGTCGTACGGGAGCGGGGCGCCCTCTTCTACCTGGACGCCGTCGCCTCCGTCGGGGCCGAACCGGTGCTGCCGGACGCGTGGGGCGTGGACCTGTGCGTGATCGGGGCGCAGAAGGCGATGGGCGGTCCCGCCGGGGTGTCGGCGGTGTCGGTGAGCGCGCGGGCGTGGGCGCGGATGGCGGCGAACCCCCGGGCGCCGCGCCGGTCGTACCTCTCCCTGCTCGACTGGAAGGAGCGGTGGGTCGACGGCGGGCGCAAGGCGCTGCTGCACGCTCCCGCGCAGTTGGAGATGCTGGCGCTGGAGGCGTGCCTGGAGCGGATCGAGGCGGTGGGGCTGGACGCGGTCATGGCCCGGCACGCCTCGGCGGCGGCCGCGACGCGGGCCGGCGCGGTGGCGCTGGGCGGCGGACTCCAGCCGTACGTGGACGAAGCCGCGGACGCGGCCCCGGTCGCCACGACCTTGCGGGCGCCCTCGGGCGTCGACGCCTCCGAGCTGGTGACCCGCGCCCTGGAGTCGGACCCCGGCGCCCCGCTCGCCGCGGGCGGCGGCGCCCTGGCCAAGGAGATGATCCGCGTCAACCACTACGGCCCGGACGCCACCCCGGGAGCCGTCCGCGCGAGTCTGTCCGCGCTCGGCGCCGCACTGGCCGCCAGGGGACTGACGGTGGACGTGGAGGGCGCGCTGTGGGCGGCGGAGGATGCCCGGCGGTAA
- the ectA gene encoding diaminobutyrate acetyltransferase, whose product MTAAQADLHIDRPTVADGAALWRMAKDSKVLDLNSSYSYLLWCRDFAATSAVARDEHGEPVGFVTGYLRPDHPATLLVWQVAVDEAHRGRGLAAALLDGLVARTALEHGTSTVETTITPGNIASERLFTSFAERHGARLEREVLFDTALFPDGPHDPEVLYRIGPLSLTPSA is encoded by the coding sequence ATGACTGCCGCACAAGCAGACCTGCACATCGACCGCCCGACGGTGGCCGACGGCGCCGCACTGTGGCGGATGGCAAAGGACTCGAAGGTCCTGGACCTGAACTCGTCCTACAGCTATCTGCTGTGGTGCCGCGACTTCGCCGCCACGTCCGCCGTGGCGCGCGACGAGCACGGCGAGCCGGTCGGCTTCGTCACCGGATACCTCCGGCCGGACCACCCGGCCACCCTGCTCGTCTGGCAGGTCGCGGTGGACGAGGCACACCGCGGCCGCGGACTCGCCGCCGCCCTGCTGGACGGGCTGGTCGCACGGACCGCCCTGGAGCACGGAACCAGCACCGTCGAGACCACGATCACGCCGGGCAACATCGCCTCCGAACGCCTGTTCACGTCGTTCGCCGAGCGTCACGGCGCCCGGCTGGAGCGCGAGGTGCTGTTCGACACGGCCCTGTTCCCCGACGGGCCGCACGACCCCGAGGTCCTGTACCGCATCGGCCCCCTGTCCCTGACTCCCTCTGCCTGA
- the ectB gene encoding diaminobutyrate--2-oxoglutarate transaminase — protein MTITQPDLSVFETLESEVRSYCRGWPTVFDRAQGSRMYDEDGHEYLDFFAGAGSLNYGHNNPVLKRALIDYLERDGVTHGLDMSTTAKRSFLQTFQDLVLRPRDLPYKVMFPGPTGTNAVESALKLARKVKGREAIVSFTNAFHGMSLGSLAVTGNAFKRAGAGIPLVHGTPMPFDNYFDGTVEDFLWFERLLEDQGSGLNKPAAVIVETVQGEGGINVARKEWLQALAELCERQDMLLIVDDIQMGCGRTGAFFSFEEAGITPDIVTVSKSISGYGMPMSLCLFKPELDIWEPGEHNGTFRGNNPAFVTATATLEAYWADGSAMEKQTRKRGEQVEQAFISITEENLADVKEYRGRGLVWGMEFHDKERAGRIAKRAFELGLLIETSGPESEVVKLLPALTITPEELDAGLSVLARAVRETA, from the coding sequence GTGACCATCACCCAGCCCGACCTCAGTGTCTTCGAGACCCTCGAGTCCGAGGTGCGCAGCTACTGCCGCGGCTGGCCCACCGTCTTCGACCGCGCGCAGGGCAGCCGCATGTACGACGAGGACGGCCACGAGTACCTGGACTTCTTCGCCGGCGCCGGCTCGCTGAACTACGGGCACAACAACCCCGTCCTGAAACGCGCCCTGATCGACTACCTGGAGCGTGACGGCGTCACGCACGGGCTCGACATGTCGACCACCGCCAAGCGGTCCTTCCTCCAGACCTTCCAGGACCTGGTGCTGCGCCCGCGCGACCTGCCCTACAAGGTCATGTTCCCGGGCCCCACGGGCACCAACGCCGTGGAGTCCGCGCTGAAACTGGCGCGGAAGGTGAAGGGGCGCGAGGCGATCGTGTCGTTCACCAACGCCTTCCACGGCATGTCGCTGGGCTCGCTCGCCGTCACCGGCAACGCCTTCAAGCGGGCCGGCGCGGGCATCCCGCTCGTGCACGGCACGCCCATGCCGTTCGACAACTACTTCGACGGCACCGTCGAGGACTTCCTGTGGTTCGAGCGGCTCCTGGAGGACCAGGGCTCCGGCCTCAACAAGCCCGCCGCGGTGATCGTGGAGACCGTGCAGGGCGAGGGCGGCATCAACGTCGCCCGCAAGGAGTGGCTGCAGGCGCTCGCCGAGCTGTGCGAGCGGCAGGACATGCTGCTCATCGTCGACGACATCCAGATGGGCTGCGGACGCACCGGCGCGTTCTTCTCCTTCGAGGAGGCCGGCATCACGCCGGACATCGTGACCGTGTCCAAGTCCATCAGCGGCTACGGCATGCCCATGTCGCTGTGCCTGTTCAAGCCCGAGCTGGACATCTGGGAGCCGGGCGAGCACAACGGCACCTTCCGCGGCAACAACCCCGCCTTCGTCACGGCCACCGCCACACTGGAGGCGTACTGGGCGGACGGCTCCGCGATGGAGAAGCAGACCCGCAAGCGGGGCGAGCAGGTCGAACAGGCCTTCATCTCCATCACCGAGGAGAACCTCGCCGACGTGAAGGAGTACCGGGGCCGCGGCCTGGTGTGGGGCATGGAGTTCCACGACAAGGAGCGGGCCGGCCGGATCGCGAAGCGCGCCTTCGAACTCGGCCTGCTCATCGAGACGTCGGGCCCGGAGAGCGAGGTCGTGAAGCTGCTGCCGGCGCTCACCATCACGCCCGAGGAACTGGACGCCGGGCTCAGCGTGCTGGCCCGTGCCGTCCGCGAGACGGCCTGA
- a CDS encoding ectoine synthase, whose translation MIVRSFKDIEGTDRHVKAASGTWESKRIVLAKERVGFSLHETILYAGTETSMWYANHIEAVVCVEGEAELTDDETGQKYTITPGTMYLLDGHERHTMRIKEDFRCICVFNPPVTGREDHDANGVYPLLTEPEEV comes from the coding sequence GTGATCGTCCGTTCGTTCAAGGACATCGAAGGCACCGACCGGCATGTGAAGGCCGCGTCCGGGACCTGGGAGAGCAAACGCATCGTCCTCGCCAAGGAGCGGGTCGGCTTCTCGCTCCACGAGACGATCCTGTACGCGGGTACGGAGACGTCGATGTGGTACGCGAACCACATCGAGGCCGTCGTGTGCGTCGAGGGCGAGGCCGAGCTCACCGACGACGAGACCGGGCAGAAGTACACGATCACGCCCGGGACCATGTACCTGCTCGACGGCCACGAGCGGCACACGATGCGGATCAAGGAGGACTTCCGCTGCATCTGTGTGTTCAACCCGCCCGTGACCGGCCGGGAGGACCACGACGCGAACGGCGTCTACCCGCTGCTCACCGAACCCGAGGAGGTGTGA
- the thpD gene encoding ectoine hydroxylase produces the protein MTTATRLPDLYPSRGATEVSTPRKDPVVWSAPGAAGPIPGADLQAFERDGFLAIDQLISPDEVPTYKRELDRIVTDPAVRADERSIVEPKSQEIRSVFEVHKISEIFANLVRDERVVGRARQILGSDVYVHQSRINVKPGFGASGFYWHSDFETWHAEDGLPNMRTVSVSIALTENYDTNGGLMIMPGSHRTFLGCAGATPKDNYKKSLQMQDAGTPSDEALTAMASEYGIKLFTGKAGSATWFDCNCMHGSGDNITPFPRSNVFIVFNSVENTAVEPFAAPVRRPEFIGARDFTPIR, from the coding sequence ATGACCACCGCCACCAGGCTTCCCGACCTCTATCCCAGCCGCGGCGCCACCGAGGTGTCCACCCCGCGCAAGGACCCGGTCGTCTGGTCCGCGCCCGGCGCCGCCGGACCGATCCCCGGCGCCGATCTCCAGGCGTTCGAGCGGGACGGCTTCCTCGCCATCGACCAGCTCATCAGCCCGGACGAAGTCCCCACGTACAAGCGTGAGTTGGACCGCATCGTCACGGACCCGGCGGTCCGCGCCGACGAGCGCTCCATCGTCGAGCCGAAGTCCCAGGAGATCCGCTCCGTCTTCGAGGTGCACAAGATCAGCGAGATCTTCGCGAACCTCGTGCGCGACGAGCGGGTCGTCGGCCGGGCCCGGCAGATCCTCGGCTCCGACGTGTACGTCCACCAGTCCCGGATCAACGTCAAGCCGGGCTTCGGGGCCAGCGGCTTCTACTGGCACTCCGACTTCGAGACCTGGCACGCCGAGGACGGCCTGCCCAACATGCGCACGGTGTCCGTCTCGATCGCGCTCACCGAGAACTACGACACCAACGGCGGTCTCATGATCATGCCGGGGTCGCACCGGACGTTCCTCGGGTGCGCGGGGGCCACGCCGAAGGACAACTACAAGAAGTCCCTCCAGATGCAGGACGCGGGCACGCCCTCCGACGAGGCGCTGACCGCCATGGCCTCCGAGTACGGCATCAAGCTCTTCACGGGCAAGGCCGGTTCGGCGACCTGGTTCGACTGCAACTGCATGCACGGCTCGGGCGACAACATCACGCCCTTCCCGCGCAGCAACGTGTTCATCGTGTTCAACAGCGTGGAGAACACGGCCGTCGAGCCGTTCGCGGCGCCCGTGCGGCGGCCGGAGTTCATCGGGGCGCGGGACTTCACGCCGATCCGGTAG
- a CDS encoding maleylpyruvate isomerase family mycothiol-dependent enzyme translates to MTEHDEVRDLLAAWAFGALEPAEEKTVRRHLAECETCGTEAEHLKETVRLLDGRTAPHPPTPSTHPHPEDTLPASLRSAALGTRRPATSQVAAHATPYAAAVAGLRALLPEAEAHWSTPVVHDWDVHATLAHLLAADEPLAALLGIEARVPLSPTHETTATTPAQPWQDAWNRRTADVIAHEYGRTPEETVADWSAQADALLATDEARDPERAARAVELMGMRLPVADQFLVRAFETWIHTDDIGRALGLTVPPPPEAHLWQLIRLAVRVLGLALGPAAPPVLLAVDGGDRWVLGSDAEPVRAELALDPVDFCLLVGGRYAPGAVPRGSSGDEDAVRNVLERAASLSWL, encoded by the coding sequence GTGACCGAGCACGACGAGGTGCGCGACCTGCTGGCCGCCTGGGCCTTCGGCGCACTGGAACCGGCCGAGGAGAAGACGGTCCGGCGGCACCTGGCAGAGTGCGAGACCTGTGGGACAGAGGCCGAACACCTGAAGGAGACCGTACGACTCCTGGACGGCCGGACAGCCCCGCACCCGCCCACCCCCTCCACCCACCCCCACCCCGAAGACACCCTCCCCGCCTCCCTCCGGTCCGCCGCACTCGGCACCCGCCGCCCCGCCACCTCCCAAGTCGCCGCGCACGCGACCCCCTACGCCGCCGCCGTCGCCGGCCTGAGGGCGCTGCTGCCCGAGGCGGAGGCCCACTGGTCCACCCCCGTGGTGCACGACTGGGACGTACACGCGACCCTCGCCCATCTGCTCGCCGCCGACGAACCCCTCGCGGCCCTGCTGGGCATCGAGGCGAGGGTGCCGCTCTCCCCGACGCACGAGACCACCGCGACCACACCCGCCCAGCCCTGGCAGGACGCCTGGAACCGCCGCACCGCCGACGTCATCGCCCACGAGTACGGCCGTACGCCCGAGGAGACCGTGGCCGACTGGTCCGCGCAGGCGGACGCGCTGCTCGCCACGGACGAGGCACGTGACCCCGAACGGGCCGCGCGGGCGGTCGAGTTGATGGGGATGCGGCTGCCGGTCGCCGACCAGTTCCTGGTGCGGGCCTTCGAGACGTGGATTCACACCGACGACATCGGCCGCGCCCTCGGCCTGACGGTCCCGCCGCCGCCCGAGGCGCATCTGTGGCAGCTGATCCGGCTGGCGGTCCGCGTCCTGGGCCTGGCGCTCGGGCCGGCCGCGCCGCCCGTGCTCCTGGCGGTCGACGGCGGCGACCGCTGGGTGCTGGGTTCCGACGCGGAGCCCGTCCGGGCCGAACTGGCCCTGGACCCGGTCGACTTCTGCCTTCTGGTCGGCGGCCGGTACGCGCCCGGGGCGGTGCCGCGGGGTTCCAGCGGCGACGAGGACGCCGTACGGAACGTACTGGAGCGGGCGGCGTCACTGTCCTGGCTGTGA
- a CDS encoding RNA polymerase sigma factor: protein MESTGKTSVEPSADAELHRRLVYGDESALTEAYRAYGALVRAVAVRVTRSPGAAEDVAQEVFAQLWSRPYAFDAGRGTLRTWLSVLAHRRAVDWVRSEARHRKDARSDDDALHAIADACPGPDEAVVERERSLLLHSALAELPEPQREVVHLAYFAGRTYRQAAVELGIPEGTAKTRLRTALRTLAESLADPPDPAWGKGA from the coding sequence TTGGAGTCCACGGGCAAGACGTCCGTCGAGCCGTCCGCCGACGCGGAGCTGCACCGGCGGCTGGTGTACGGCGACGAGTCCGCGCTGACGGAGGCATACCGGGCGTACGGCGCGCTGGTACGGGCGGTGGCCGTCCGGGTCACCCGCAGTCCGGGGGCCGCCGAGGACGTGGCGCAGGAGGTCTTCGCCCAGCTGTGGAGCAGGCCGTACGCCTTCGACGCGGGCCGCGGGACCCTGCGCACCTGGCTGTCGGTGCTGGCGCACCGGCGGGCGGTGGACTGGGTGCGCAGCGAGGCCCGGCACCGCAAGGACGCCCGGTCCGACGACGACGCGCTGCACGCCATCGCGGACGCCTGCCCCGGCCCCGACGAGGCGGTGGTCGAACGGGAGCGCTCCCTGCTGCTGCACTCCGCGCTGGCCGAACTCCCGGAGCCGCAACGGGAGGTGGTCCACCTCGCCTACTTCGCGGGCCGCACCTACCGCCAGGCCGCCGTGGAACTCGGCATCCCCGAGGGCACCGCCAAGACCAGACTGCGCACCGCGTTACGCACCTTGGCCGAGTCGTTGGCCGACCCGCCCGACCCGGCGTGGGGAAAGGGCGCATGA